In the Danio rerio strain Tuebingen ecotype United States chromosome 8, GRCz12tu, whole genome shotgun sequence genome, one interval contains:
- the tspan36 gene encoding tetraspanin 36, whose protein sequence is MDCGIITSKTILLLLSLIFWAAGAALAYVGSYVIKSYNNFEDFMSDRHTLIPAAIIIGVAVVMFIIGFVGCCATLRESKVGLGLFLIIIMLIFAAEVTAFVFGIIYRGRIRGDLEKSMNDVFLKYDGLNSETHAVDYLQSQLECCGVKNQTDWTLTSWFAQHNNTVPQSCCKANMTQCTGQLSQPDLLNTQGCEAKLEQVLQDVLSYAMLVILGFAIIKFFGMLSVCVITCKSKKNEYQPLYA, encoded by the exons GCTGCTGGAGCGGCCCTCGCATATGTTGGCTCCTATGTGATCAAGAGCTACAACAACTTTGAGGACTTCATGTCTGACAGACACACCCTCATCCCAGCCGCCATCATCATTGGTGTAGCGGTGGTCATGTTCATCATTGGGTTCGTCGGCTGCTGTGCAACTCTGAGAGAGTCGAAAGTTGGTTTAGGCCTT TTTCTTATCATCATCATGCTAATCTTCGCAGCTGAAGTCACCGCTTTTGTGTTCGGCATCATCTACAGGGGCAGa ATTAGGGGTGACCTAGAAAAGTCAATGAATGACGTCTTCCTGAAGTATGATGGTCTGAACAGTGAAACTCATGCAGTGGATTACTTGCAGTCTCAG CTGGAGTGCTGTGGTGTGAAAAACCAGACCGACTGGACTTTAACATCGTGGTTTGCCCAACATAACAACACTGTGCCTCAATCCTGCTGTAAAGCAAACATGACGCAGTGCACTGGTCAGCTCTCCCAGCCAGATCTGCTGAACACACAG GGGTGTGAAGCTAAACTGGAGCAGGTGCTTCAAGATGTGCTCAGCTATGCAATGCTGGTCATCCTGGGTTTTGCTATCATAAAG ttttttggGATGCTCAGCGTCTGCGTGATCACCTGCAAGAGCAAGAAGAATGAGTATCAACCTCTGTACGCATGA